The genomic DNA GCAGCATCTGCTCCAGTGCGGCGTAGTGGTGGGGCAGGTGCCGGGATACCCAGTGCAGCAGCAGGATTGCATCGGCGTCGTTGTTGCCGCTGACGAAGTCACTGTCGCGGCCTTGTTCGATGTCGTGCCAGGCCCGCTCGAAGATCAAGGTCATGGCCTCGCGACTCATTTGCTGGTGGGCATCGAGTTTGCGACTGCGCTTGCCGCGTCCGCTGTAGTTCAGATGCGACAGATAGAATTTCTGTACGTCGTATTCATTCATCAAATCCAGCAAGCGCGGTAACTGGGTATGGTTTTGCTGGGTGAGGGTGGTGCGCAAGCCGACCCGGATGCCTTGCTCGCGGCAGAGCCGGATGGCCGCCATGGAGCTGGCGAAACTGCCCTTGAGCTGACGGAATTCATCGTGGGTCGCTTCCAGGCCATCGATGCTGATGCCCACGTAATCGAAGTTCGCCGCCGCAATCTGTTGAATATTGGACGCGTCGATCAGCGTGCCGTTGGTGGACAGGGCGAGGAAAAAGCCCTTGCCGCGGGCATAGGCGCTGAGCTGGAACAGATCGTCGCGCAGCAGCGGTTCACCACCGGACAGGATCAGCACGCGCACCCCAGCGTCATGCAGGTCGTCGATGACCTTGAGCGCTGCAACGGTGTCCAGTTCATCGCGAAACACGCTGTCGGCCGATGTCGCATAGCAGTGCTTGCAGGTCAGGTTGCAACGCCTGAGCAGGTTCCAGATCACCACTGGCGGACGGGGGCTGCCCGGTGGCGCGACGCGTGGGGC from Pseudomonas beijingensis includes the following:
- the nirJ gene encoding heme d1 biosynthesis radical SAM protein NirJ, with the translated sequence MLRISHYLRALAGHCPAPRVAPPGSPRPPVVIWNLLRRCNLTCKHCYATSADSVFRDELDTVAALKVIDDLHDAGVRVLILSGGEPLLRDDLFQLSAYARGKGFFLALSTNGTLIDASNIQQIAAANFDYVGISIDGLEATHDEFRQLKGSFASSMAAIRLCREQGIRVGLRTTLTQQNHTQLPRLLDLMNEYDVQKFYLSHLNYSGRGKRSRKLDAHQQMSREAMTLIFERAWHDIEQGRDSDFVSGNNDADAILLLHWVSRHLPHHYAALEQMLRAWGGNASGSGIANIDNTGEVHPDTYWWQHSVGNVRQTPFKSLWLERPDALLLKLREHPRAVGGRCGQCRWLDICNGNTRTRAWADGDLWGQDPGCHLSDDEIGLHAIPSVAMPCAR